In Lepus europaeus isolate LE1 chromosome 9, mLepTim1.pri, whole genome shotgun sequence, the following are encoded in one genomic region:
- the MBD4 gene encoding methyl-CpG-binding domain protein 4 isoform X4: protein MESPSLGDGGAAPAVCCSERTAPAQPCDLGDDVAVRLERAGEDEKQMVINGSSACNPVLPEPIASAGCAGTAETECPKSVPCGWERVVKQRLSGKTAGKFDVYFISPQGLKFRSKRSLTNYLHKNGETSLHPEDFDFALVPKRGTKSRKKDCSMADLTSQLQNSRHVSNWNLRTRSRLGKDECPLPSACAELQGNRGLSNPASIHLPSKEDEGVHNVASGGGRKSKGKETVLKGIHIKKTKKEFRTNLSDSVQSSRKRNSVCNQAGAASEPVPQESELGASSEPLGVASAEKSLVKESSSSESSSHPEQLTSGITNDLGAAREAEHNKKREDTPSESEEIRTGDTGGRKEHLHGDILRCGSEMDSSCSQTEKDLTSEKIFQDTIPRTQIERRKTSLYFSSKYNKAALSPPRRKAFKKWTPPRSPFNLVQETLFHDPWKLLIATIFLNRTAGKMAIPVLWEFLEKYPSAEVARAADWRDVSELLKPLGLYDLRAKTIIKFSDEYLTKQWKYPIELHGIGKYGNDSYRIFCVNEWKQVHPEDHKLNKYHDWLWENHEKLSLS, encoded by the exons ATGGAGAGCCCGAGCCTGGGGGATGGCGGAGCTGCCCCTGCGGTCTGCTGTAGCGAGCGcacggccccagcccagccctgcgaCCTCGG GGATGACGTTGCTGTGAGATTGGAAAGAGCGGGAGAAGATGAGAAACAAATGGTGATAAATGGAAGCAGTGCGTGTAACCCTGTGCTGCCAGAACCCATAGCTTCTGCtgggtgtgctggcactgcagagacaGAATGCCCCAAGTCGGTTCCATGTGGATGGGAAAGAGTTGTGAAGCAAAGGttgtctgggaagacagcaggaaaATTTGATGTGTATTTTATCAG CCCCCAAGGACTGAAGTTCAGATCCAAGAGGTCACTTACTAATTATCTTCACAAAAATGGGGAGACGTCTCTTCACCCAGAAGATTTTGATTTTGCTCTGGTTCCTAAAAGGGGCACCAagtcaagaaaaaaagattgcAGCATGGCAGATCTGACATCTCAGCTGCAAAACAGCAGACACGTTTCAAACTGGAACCTCAGGACACGAAGCAGGCTGGGAAAGGATGAGTGTCCTCTGCCAAGTGCTTGTGCAGAGTTGCAAGGTAACAGAGGACTATCCAACCCTGCTTCCATTCATTTGCCTTCGAAAGAAGATGAGGGTGTTCACAATGTCGCCTCTGGAGGAGGTAGAAAGTCCAAAGGAAAGGAGACTGTGTTAAAAGGAATTCACATtaagaaaaccaaaaaagagttcaGGACGAATCTTTCAGATTCTGTTCAAAGTAGTAGGAAAAGAAACTCTGTGTGTAATCAAGCAGGCGCTGCGAGCGAGCCTGTTCCGCAGGAAAGTGAGCTTGGGGCAAGCAGCGAGCCCTTGGGTGTGGCCAGTGCTGAAAAGAGCCTTGTGAAAGAAAGCTCAAGTTCAGAATCCAGTTCTCATCCTGAACAGTTAACTTCTGGCATCACAAACGACTTAGGTGCGGCCAGAGAAGCAGAACACAACAAGAAGCGTGAGGATACCCCTTCAGAATCAGAAGAAATCAGAACAGGAGACACTGGGGGCAGGAAGGAGCATTTGCATGGTGACATTTTAAGATGTGGCTCTGAGATGGACAGCAGCTGCTCACAAACCGAGAAAGACTTGACTtctgagaaaatatttcaag ACACCATCCCACGAACACAAatagagagaagaaaaacaagcCTGTATTTTTCCAGCAAGTATAACAAAGCAG CTCTTAGCCCCCCGCGACGCAAAGCCTTTAAGAAGTGGACACCTCCTCGGTCACCTTTTAATCTCGTCCAAGAAACACTTTTTCATGACCCATGGAAGCTGCTCATTGCGACCATATTTCTCAACCGGACCGCAG GCAAAATGGCAATACCTGTGCTTTGGGAGTTCCTGGAGAAGTACCCTTCAGCCGAGGTAGCAAGAGCCGCGGACTGGAGAGATGTATCAGAACTTCTCAAGCCTCTTGGTCTGTATGATCTTCGAGCAAAAACCATCATCAAGTTCTCAG ATGAGTATCTGACAAAGCAGTGGAAGTATCCAATTGAGCTTCATGGGATTGGAAAATACGGCAATGACTCTTACCGAATTTTTTGCGTCAATGAGTGGAAGCAG GTGCACCCTGAAGACCACAAGTTAAATAAGTACCATGACTGGCTCTGGgaaaatcatgaaaaattaaGTCTGTCTTGA
- the MBD4 gene encoding methyl-CpG-binding domain protein 4 isoform X3, whose protein sequence is MESPSLGDGGAAPAVCCSERTAPAQPCDLGDDVAVRLERAGEDEKQMVINGSSACNPVLPEPIASAGCAGTAETECPKSVPCGWERVVKQRLSGKTAGKFDVYFISPQGLKFRSKRSLTNYLHKNGETSLHPEDFDFALVPKRGTKSRKKDCSMADLTSQLQNSRHVSNWNLRTRSRLGKDECPLPSACAELQGNRGLSNPASIHLPSKEDEGVHNVASGGGRKSKGKETVLKGIHIKKTKKEFRTNLSDSVQSSRKRNSVCNQAGAASEPVPQESELGASSEPLGVASAEKSLVKESSSSESSSHPEQLTSGITNDLGAAREAEHNKKREDTPSESEEIRTGDTGGRKEHLHGDILRCGSEMDSSCSQTEKDLTSEKIFQEDTIPRTQIERRKTSLYFSSKYNKAALSPPRRKAFKKWTPPRSPFNLVQETLFHDPWKLLIATIFLNRTAGKMAIPVLWEFLEKYPSAEVARAADWRDVSELLKPLGLYDLRAKTIIKFSDEYLTKQWKYPIELHGIGKYGNDSYRIFCVNEWKQVHPEDHKLNKYHDWLWENHEKLSLS, encoded by the exons ATGGAGAGCCCGAGCCTGGGGGATGGCGGAGCTGCCCCTGCGGTCTGCTGTAGCGAGCGcacggccccagcccagccctgcgaCCTCGG GGATGACGTTGCTGTGAGATTGGAAAGAGCGGGAGAAGATGAGAAACAAATGGTGATAAATGGAAGCAGTGCGTGTAACCCTGTGCTGCCAGAACCCATAGCTTCTGCtgggtgtgctggcactgcagagacaGAATGCCCCAAGTCGGTTCCATGTGGATGGGAAAGAGTTGTGAAGCAAAGGttgtctgggaagacagcaggaaaATTTGATGTGTATTTTATCAG CCCCCAAGGACTGAAGTTCAGATCCAAGAGGTCACTTACTAATTATCTTCACAAAAATGGGGAGACGTCTCTTCACCCAGAAGATTTTGATTTTGCTCTGGTTCCTAAAAGGGGCACCAagtcaagaaaaaaagattgcAGCATGGCAGATCTGACATCTCAGCTGCAAAACAGCAGACACGTTTCAAACTGGAACCTCAGGACACGAAGCAGGCTGGGAAAGGATGAGTGTCCTCTGCCAAGTGCTTGTGCAGAGTTGCAAGGTAACAGAGGACTATCCAACCCTGCTTCCATTCATTTGCCTTCGAAAGAAGATGAGGGTGTTCACAATGTCGCCTCTGGAGGAGGTAGAAAGTCCAAAGGAAAGGAGACTGTGTTAAAAGGAATTCACATtaagaaaaccaaaaaagagttcaGGACGAATCTTTCAGATTCTGTTCAAAGTAGTAGGAAAAGAAACTCTGTGTGTAATCAAGCAGGCGCTGCGAGCGAGCCTGTTCCGCAGGAAAGTGAGCTTGGGGCAAGCAGCGAGCCCTTGGGTGTGGCCAGTGCTGAAAAGAGCCTTGTGAAAGAAAGCTCAAGTTCAGAATCCAGTTCTCATCCTGAACAGTTAACTTCTGGCATCACAAACGACTTAGGTGCGGCCAGAGAAGCAGAACACAACAAGAAGCGTGAGGATACCCCTTCAGAATCAGAAGAAATCAGAACAGGAGACACTGGGGGCAGGAAGGAGCATTTGCATGGTGACATTTTAAGATGTGGCTCTGAGATGGACAGCAGCTGCTCACAAACCGAGAAAGACTTGACTtctgagaaaatatttcaag AAGACACCATCCCACGAACACAAatagagagaagaaaaacaagcCTGTATTTTTCCAGCAAGTATAACAAAGCAG CTCTTAGCCCCCCGCGACGCAAAGCCTTTAAGAAGTGGACACCTCCTCGGTCACCTTTTAATCTCGTCCAAGAAACACTTTTTCATGACCCATGGAAGCTGCTCATTGCGACCATATTTCTCAACCGGACCGCAG GCAAAATGGCAATACCTGTGCTTTGGGAGTTCCTGGAGAAGTACCCTTCAGCCGAGGTAGCAAGAGCCGCGGACTGGAGAGATGTATCAGAACTTCTCAAGCCTCTTGGTCTGTATGATCTTCGAGCAAAAACCATCATCAAGTTCTCAG ATGAGTATCTGACAAAGCAGTGGAAGTATCCAATTGAGCTTCATGGGATTGGAAAATACGGCAATGACTCTTACCGAATTTTTTGCGTCAATGAGTGGAAGCAG GTGCACCCTGAAGACCACAAGTTAAATAAGTACCATGACTGGCTCTGGgaaaatcatgaaaaattaaGTCTGTCTTGA
- the MBD4 gene encoding methyl-CpG-binding domain protein 4 isoform X2 — MESPSLGDGGAAPAVCCSERTAPAQPCDLGDDVAVRLERAGEDEKQMVINGSSACNPVLPEPIASAGCAGTAETECPKSVPCGWERVVKQRLSGKTAGKFDVYFISPQGLKFRSKRSLTNYLHKNGETSLHPEDFDFALVPKRGTKSRKKDCSMADLTSQLQNSRHVSNWNLRTRSRLGKDECPLPSACAELQGNRGLSNPASIHLPSKEDEGVHNVASGGGRKSKGKETVLKGIHIKKTKKEFRTNLSDSVQSSRKRNSVCNQAGAASEPVPQESELGASSEPLGVASAEKSLVKESSSSESSSHPEQLTSGITNDLGAAREAEHNKKREDTPSESEEIRTGDTGGRKEHLHGDILRCGSEMDSSCSQTEKDLTSEKIFQDTIPRTQIERRKTSLYFSSKYNKAALSPPRRKAFKKWTPPRSPFNLVQETLFHDPWKLLIATIFLNRTAGKMAIPVLWEFLEKYPSAEVARAADWRDVSELLKPLGLYDLRAKTIIKFSDEYLTKQWKYPIELHGIGKYGNDSYRIFCVNEWKQLSALVWESSRECPKSFDPHGRPRASSWLLALDQPTSSPGSHLGSAPVNGRSFSVAPSVCNSDSQINK; from the exons ATGGAGAGCCCGAGCCTGGGGGATGGCGGAGCTGCCCCTGCGGTCTGCTGTAGCGAGCGcacggccccagcccagccctgcgaCCTCGG GGATGACGTTGCTGTGAGATTGGAAAGAGCGGGAGAAGATGAGAAACAAATGGTGATAAATGGAAGCAGTGCGTGTAACCCTGTGCTGCCAGAACCCATAGCTTCTGCtgggtgtgctggcactgcagagacaGAATGCCCCAAGTCGGTTCCATGTGGATGGGAAAGAGTTGTGAAGCAAAGGttgtctgggaagacagcaggaaaATTTGATGTGTATTTTATCAG CCCCCAAGGACTGAAGTTCAGATCCAAGAGGTCACTTACTAATTATCTTCACAAAAATGGGGAGACGTCTCTTCACCCAGAAGATTTTGATTTTGCTCTGGTTCCTAAAAGGGGCACCAagtcaagaaaaaaagattgcAGCATGGCAGATCTGACATCTCAGCTGCAAAACAGCAGACACGTTTCAAACTGGAACCTCAGGACACGAAGCAGGCTGGGAAAGGATGAGTGTCCTCTGCCAAGTGCTTGTGCAGAGTTGCAAGGTAACAGAGGACTATCCAACCCTGCTTCCATTCATTTGCCTTCGAAAGAAGATGAGGGTGTTCACAATGTCGCCTCTGGAGGAGGTAGAAAGTCCAAAGGAAAGGAGACTGTGTTAAAAGGAATTCACATtaagaaaaccaaaaaagagttcaGGACGAATCTTTCAGATTCTGTTCAAAGTAGTAGGAAAAGAAACTCTGTGTGTAATCAAGCAGGCGCTGCGAGCGAGCCTGTTCCGCAGGAAAGTGAGCTTGGGGCAAGCAGCGAGCCCTTGGGTGTGGCCAGTGCTGAAAAGAGCCTTGTGAAAGAAAGCTCAAGTTCAGAATCCAGTTCTCATCCTGAACAGTTAACTTCTGGCATCACAAACGACTTAGGTGCGGCCAGAGAAGCAGAACACAACAAGAAGCGTGAGGATACCCCTTCAGAATCAGAAGAAATCAGAACAGGAGACACTGGGGGCAGGAAGGAGCATTTGCATGGTGACATTTTAAGATGTGGCTCTGAGATGGACAGCAGCTGCTCACAAACCGAGAAAGACTTGACTtctgagaaaatatttcaag ACACCATCCCACGAACACAAatagagagaagaaaaacaagcCTGTATTTTTCCAGCAAGTATAACAAAGCAG CTCTTAGCCCCCCGCGACGCAAAGCCTTTAAGAAGTGGACACCTCCTCGGTCACCTTTTAATCTCGTCCAAGAAACACTTTTTCATGACCCATGGAAGCTGCTCATTGCGACCATATTTCTCAACCGGACCGCAG GCAAAATGGCAATACCTGTGCTTTGGGAGTTCCTGGAGAAGTACCCTTCAGCCGAGGTAGCAAGAGCCGCGGACTGGAGAGATGTATCAGAACTTCTCAAGCCTCTTGGTCTGTATGATCTTCGAGCAAAAACCATCATCAAGTTCTCAG ATGAGTATCTGACAAAGCAGTGGAAGTATCCAATTGAGCTTCATGGGATTGGAAAATACGGCAATGACTCTTACCGAATTTTTTGCGTCAATGAGTGGAAGCAG ctctctgctctggtctgggaaagcagtagagaatgccccaagtcctttgacccgcatgggagacccagagcaagctcctggctcctagctttggatcagcccacctccagccctggcagccatttggggagtgcaccagtgaatggaagatctttctctgttgctccctctgtctgtaactctgactctcaaataaataaataa
- the MBD4 gene encoding methyl-CpG-binding domain protein 4 isoform X1 encodes MESPSLGDGGAAPAVCCSERTAPAQPCDLGDDVAVRLERAGEDEKQMVINGSSACNPVLPEPIASAGCAGTAETECPKSVPCGWERVVKQRLSGKTAGKFDVYFISPQGLKFRSKRSLTNYLHKNGETSLHPEDFDFALVPKRGTKSRKKDCSMADLTSQLQNSRHVSNWNLRTRSRLGKDECPLPSACAELQGNRGLSNPASIHLPSKEDEGVHNVASGGGRKSKGKETVLKGIHIKKTKKEFRTNLSDSVQSSRKRNSVCNQAGAASEPVPQESELGASSEPLGVASAEKSLVKESSSSESSSHPEQLTSGITNDLGAAREAEHNKKREDTPSESEEIRTGDTGGRKEHLHGDILRCGSEMDSSCSQTEKDLTSEKIFQEDTIPRTQIERRKTSLYFSSKYNKAALSPPRRKAFKKWTPPRSPFNLVQETLFHDPWKLLIATIFLNRTAGKMAIPVLWEFLEKYPSAEVARAADWRDVSELLKPLGLYDLRAKTIIKFSDEYLTKQWKYPIELHGIGKYGNDSYRIFCVNEWKQLSALVWESSRECPKSFDPHGRPRASSWLLALDQPTSSPGSHLGSAPVNGRSFSVAPSVCNSDSQINK; translated from the exons ATGGAGAGCCCGAGCCTGGGGGATGGCGGAGCTGCCCCTGCGGTCTGCTGTAGCGAGCGcacggccccagcccagccctgcgaCCTCGG GGATGACGTTGCTGTGAGATTGGAAAGAGCGGGAGAAGATGAGAAACAAATGGTGATAAATGGAAGCAGTGCGTGTAACCCTGTGCTGCCAGAACCCATAGCTTCTGCtgggtgtgctggcactgcagagacaGAATGCCCCAAGTCGGTTCCATGTGGATGGGAAAGAGTTGTGAAGCAAAGGttgtctgggaagacagcaggaaaATTTGATGTGTATTTTATCAG CCCCCAAGGACTGAAGTTCAGATCCAAGAGGTCACTTACTAATTATCTTCACAAAAATGGGGAGACGTCTCTTCACCCAGAAGATTTTGATTTTGCTCTGGTTCCTAAAAGGGGCACCAagtcaagaaaaaaagattgcAGCATGGCAGATCTGACATCTCAGCTGCAAAACAGCAGACACGTTTCAAACTGGAACCTCAGGACACGAAGCAGGCTGGGAAAGGATGAGTGTCCTCTGCCAAGTGCTTGTGCAGAGTTGCAAGGTAACAGAGGACTATCCAACCCTGCTTCCATTCATTTGCCTTCGAAAGAAGATGAGGGTGTTCACAATGTCGCCTCTGGAGGAGGTAGAAAGTCCAAAGGAAAGGAGACTGTGTTAAAAGGAATTCACATtaagaaaaccaaaaaagagttcaGGACGAATCTTTCAGATTCTGTTCAAAGTAGTAGGAAAAGAAACTCTGTGTGTAATCAAGCAGGCGCTGCGAGCGAGCCTGTTCCGCAGGAAAGTGAGCTTGGGGCAAGCAGCGAGCCCTTGGGTGTGGCCAGTGCTGAAAAGAGCCTTGTGAAAGAAAGCTCAAGTTCAGAATCCAGTTCTCATCCTGAACAGTTAACTTCTGGCATCACAAACGACTTAGGTGCGGCCAGAGAAGCAGAACACAACAAGAAGCGTGAGGATACCCCTTCAGAATCAGAAGAAATCAGAACAGGAGACACTGGGGGCAGGAAGGAGCATTTGCATGGTGACATTTTAAGATGTGGCTCTGAGATGGACAGCAGCTGCTCACAAACCGAGAAAGACTTGACTtctgagaaaatatttcaag AAGACACCATCCCACGAACACAAatagagagaagaaaaacaagcCTGTATTTTTCCAGCAAGTATAACAAAGCAG CTCTTAGCCCCCCGCGACGCAAAGCCTTTAAGAAGTGGACACCTCCTCGGTCACCTTTTAATCTCGTCCAAGAAACACTTTTTCATGACCCATGGAAGCTGCTCATTGCGACCATATTTCTCAACCGGACCGCAG GCAAAATGGCAATACCTGTGCTTTGGGAGTTCCTGGAGAAGTACCCTTCAGCCGAGGTAGCAAGAGCCGCGGACTGGAGAGATGTATCAGAACTTCTCAAGCCTCTTGGTCTGTATGATCTTCGAGCAAAAACCATCATCAAGTTCTCAG ATGAGTATCTGACAAAGCAGTGGAAGTATCCAATTGAGCTTCATGGGATTGGAAAATACGGCAATGACTCTTACCGAATTTTTTGCGTCAATGAGTGGAAGCAG ctctctgctctggtctgggaaagcagtagagaatgccccaagtcctttgacccgcatgggagacccagagcaagctcctggctcctagctttggatcagcccacctccagccctggcagccatttggggagtgcaccagtgaatggaagatctttctctgttgctccctctgtctgtaactctgactctcaaataaataaataa